One Fusarium musae strain F31 chromosome 6, whole genome shotgun sequence DNA segment encodes these proteins:
- a CDS encoding hypothetical protein (antiSMASH:Cluster_6.2) — protein MPLSKFVHCVGSPSFNPDELIEDVDRQREAVDHLLKNDLFNASRVLFQLPDPDPYTYHAVASVKLAQVQSVVNLGGVNGLHAWYRNEDGSPRGPPPQADIEAYTSIFRPSTATAAFLKNLGTNAKKDSIRREVAANLESKRYLHPGLVTKLTIPKSKKPPSANPYLDFWMWSCHSLEWCGPCPASERVPMSHHVLPIFMHHFGCATPTHESLAILKILSDGRPIVDIGSGNGYWSYMLRRYGLTVHAVDNMQSEWRVNWVNDTAISDGVKWLRKNSNGEGMVLLLVYPVVGGGVGGGSEGGFTRNLVSAFGGDTIAVVGTQNRNGYTGFKGVTMDEFMAKEHEDWTMVVKIALPSFPGKDEALYVFQRGERVPQE, from the exons ATGCCCCTATCCAAGTTCGTTCATTGTGTTGGAAGCCCATCTTTCAATCCAGATGAACTCATTGAAGATGTCGACCGTCAGAGAGAGGCTGTGGACCACCTGTTGAAGAATGATCTCTTCAACGCCAGTCGAGTGCTTTTCCAACTCCCTGATCCGGATCCCTATACATACCATGCCGTGGCAAGTGTAAAACTTGCCCAAGTCCAGTCAGTAGTCAACCTTGGAGGTGTCAATGGTTTACACGCGTGGTATCGCAATGAGGATGGCTCACCT AGAGGGCCACCTCCCCAAGCTGATATCGAAGCATACACCTCTATCTTCAGACCATCAACAGCTACTGCTGCATTTCTCAAGAATCTAGGAACAAATGCTAAGAAAGATTCCATAAGGCGTGAAGTCGCAGCCAACCTTGAGAGCAAGCGATATCTGCACCCTGGGCTTGTAACGAAACTCACTATCCCCAAGAGCAAAAAACCGCCCAGCGCAAATCCCTATCTCGACTTCTGGATGTGGTCATGTCACTCTCTTGAATGGTGCGGCCCTTGCCCGGCATCAGAACGTGTGCCGATGTCCCACCATGTTCTTCCAATTTTCATGCATCACTTTGGCTGCGCAACGCCAACCCACGAGAGCCTGGCTATCCTGAAAATTCTGTCTGACGGGCGCCCAATCGTCGACATCGGTTCTGGCAATGGTTATTGGTCCTATATGCTCCGACGCTACGGCCTCACAGTGCATGCGGTGGATAACATGCAGAGCGAATGGAGAGTCAACTGGGTAAACGACACTGCCATATCGGACGGCGTGAAGTGGTTACGCAAGAACTCCAACGGTGAAGGCATGGTACTCCTGCTTGTGTATCctgttgttggtggaggtgtTGGTGGCGGCAGTGAGGGAGGATTTACGCGGAACCTGGTTTCTGCCTTTGGCGGCGACACTATCGCAGTTGTGGGCACGCAGAATAGGAACGGTTACACAGGATTCAAGGGAGTTACCATGGATGAGTTCATGGCGAAGGAGCATGAGGACTGGACTATGGTAGTAAAGATAGCATTGCCGTCCTTTCCTGGGAAGGACGAAGCACTATATGTCTTCCAGCGGGGCGAACGAGTGCCGCAAGAATAG